The genomic segment TGACGATGACGTGCGCCCGTCGCAGCGCCGAGGGCCGTTCGCGCAGCGGCCCCGCCGGCAGCAGGCGCTGCTCCTTCTCGGCGCCGTCGACGAGCACGATGTCGAGGTCGCGCGCCAGACCGCGGTGCTGGAAGCCGTCGTCCAGCACGAACACGTCGGGACGGAAGCGCTCCCACGCCGCATTGCATGCATCGATCCGCATCGGCGAGGTGGCCACCACCGCCCCACTGCGCGCCGCCAGCAGCGCCGCTTCATCGCCGCATTCGGCCACCGTCGTCTCGGTCAGCGCGTGCTCGGGCGTGACGAGGTGGGTCTGTCGCGAGCGGCCGCCGTAGCCGCGCGTGACGATGCAGGGCCGCAGGCCGCGCTGCTGGAGGCGGCGGGTCAGCCACAGCACGAAGGGCGTCTTGCCGGAGCCGCCCGTGGTCAGCGCGCCCACGCTGATGACCGGCGCCGGTGCCTGCCGGCTCCGCAGGATGCCCAGATCGTAGAGAAGGGAACGCGCCGAGGCGGTCACGCCGAAGGCCGCGGCCAGCGGCCACAGCAGCGCGCGCGTGGAGGCGGCGGCCGGCTCGCGGCCGTACCAGAGCTGCTCGATCACGTGTCCTCTGCCGTCTCGGCCATCAGCCATCGAGCAGCCTCGACCACCCCTCGTCGCAATCAGCCATTGAGCAGCGCGGCCAAAGATTCGACCGTTCGCGCCATGGCGCCGCGTCCTTCCAGGATCGCCGCCTGCGCGCGCCGCACGCCCGCCTGGTAGGTACCGCGATGCGTGAGCATGTCCAGCCAAGCCGCCGCCAGCTCGGCAGGATCGCGCGCGATACGAAGTGCCGAACTGCGATCCAGCAGGGCGCGCTGCTCGCTTACGTTCGTCAGATGCGGGCCCGTCACCACCGGCGCTCCGCAGGCCACGGGCTCGAGGAGGTTGTGGCCGCCGGGGCCGGGCGCCAGGCTGCCGCCGACGAACGCCGCTGCCGCGCAGGCATACAGGCCAGGCAGGCGGCCGATCTCGTCCATCACCAGCACGTCCCAGCCCGAGCATTGGCCCTCGCCCTGACTCCACATCCGCATGTGCACGTCCGTAGCCTCGACGGCCCTCTTCACCGCCGCGGCGCGAGCCGGATGGCGCGGTGCGAGAGCCAGGCGCACGCCCGGCAGTTGCCGGCGCAGGATGCGGAATGCCTGCATGACGATTTCGTCCTCGCCGTCGTGCGTGGAGCCGGCGACGACCAGCGGCCGCTTCGCGTCGCACATGAACAATGGCGCGCAAGCCTCACGAGATTGCGAGCTTAGGATGTCCAGCTTCAAGTCACCCGTAATTTCGACGGCGCCGCCTCGGGCGCCGAGCTCGATCAGCCGCTGGGCCGAGACCGCGTCGCGGGCGCACACCCGCGCCAGGCTCGAAAGTGCCGGCGCCACCAGCGGCCGTATCCATCGATAGCGCGGCATCGCAGCATCCGAAATGCGGGCGTTGGCGATCGCCGCCGGCACGCCGCGGGCCGCGAGCATCCGCAGCAGGCATGGCCAGATCTCGGTTTCGATGGAGACGAACAGGGCCGGGGCGCGGACGAGCACGTGCTTCAGCGCCGCCTCGTGATCGAGCGGGAAGTAATGAGCGGGGCCGTCGTGGATCTCGGTCAGGCGCCGCCGGCCCGTTGCCGTCTGGCAGGTGACGACGAGGCTGCGGCGGCCGGCGTGCGGCCGCAAAGCGCGAGCCAGCGCTGCCGCGATGGCAACTTCGCCCACCGATGCAGCATGGAGCCAGATCCAGGGCGAGGCCGGCGCCCCGCCCTGCCACAAACCGAGCCTTTCACGGCGGCGTGCCCGCTCCTCTTCGGTCCCGGCGCGGGCGCGGGCTCGCAACCAGCTCGCCGCCGCGGCGCCCGCGACGCGATAGGCCGCCGACAGCGCGCTCACGTCTCCTCGATGGCCGGCGCGCCGGCGGCGCGATCGGCCGCGACGCACGCTGCGCGCAGGCGCCGCTCGAGCTCGGCGCGCAGCCGCTCGCGGCGCTGCGCGCCGCTCTCACCGCTCTCGCCGCCGGCCGGCTGCCGATCGGCGCGCAGCGGATCACCCACGTACAGCACCGCGCGAGAGAAAGGACGCGGCAGCATCATCCGATCCCAGGTCGGCAGACGCATCGGGCTGGAGCAGCCGACGGCGAGCGGAAAGATCGGAGCGTTGGTCAGCATCGCCAGCTCCACCGCGCCCGCCTTGGCCACGCCCGCCGGCCCGCGGGGGCCGTCCGGGATCAGGGCCAGATCGAGGCCGCGCCGCTGCGCGCGCAACAGTCCGCGCAGTCCTGCCACGCCGCCGCGCGTGGAGGAGCCGCGCGTGCTCGAGATGCCGAACCGCTCCAGCGCGCGCGTGACGATCTCGCCGTCGCGGTGCGCGCTGTTCATGATGCAGGCGCCGCGGCCGCGGTAGAAGAACGGCAACATCAGCGAGCGGCCGTGCCAGAACGTCATCAGCACGGGCTGGCCTTCACGCCAGCAGCGCTCCAGCGCCTCGGCGTTGCGTGATTCCAAGCGCACGGTCAGCCGCACCGCTCGCAGCACCACGACGATGGCCGCCGCCGCCGCGGTGATTTCCAGCCTGGCGAAGCGCTCGTTGTTTCGCAGCCGCCGCAGCAGCCCGCTGCGGCGCTCAGGCACGAAGGGCGACGTCGCCATGGCCGTTGTCTTCATGGAGCTGCAACTCGTGCAGCCGCTGGTACAGGCGCCCGCCCGCCACCAGCTCGGCGTGCGTGCCGCATTCGACGATGCGGCCGTCGGCCACCACCACGATCTGATCGGCGCGACGCACGGTCGAGAGCCGGTGGGCGATGACCAGCGTGGTGCGCCCCGCCATCAGGCGCTCGATGGCCGATTGCACCAGCCGCTCCGACTCCGAGTCCAGCGCGCTGGTGGCCTCATCCAGGATCAGGATGGGCGCGTCCTTGAGCAGCGCACGGGCGATGGCGATGCGCTGGCGCTGGCCGCCGGAAAGCTGCACGCCCATCTCGCCGACCTGGGTGTCGTAGCCCGCCGCCAGCTTCTCGATGAAGTCGTGTGCATTGGCGGCGCGCGCCGCCGCGATGATCTCTTCGTCGTTGCGCCCCGGATTCCCGTAGGCGATGTTGGCACGCACGCTGTCGTTGAACAGGAACGTCTGCTGCGTCACCACCGCGATCAGCGACCGCAAGCTGCGCAGCGAGATCGTCCGGATGTCGATGCCGTCGAGCGTGATGCGGCCGTCATGGACCTCGTAGAAGCGCGGGATGAGGTCGGCAATCGTGCTCTTGCCGCCGCCGCTCGGCCCGACCAGCGCCACCACCTGGCCGCAGCGAATCGTCAGATCGACATCGCTCAGCACGTTCTGGTCGCCGTAGGCGAAGCAGACGCCTTCGAAGCGGATGCAGTCGGTGAACCGTTCGACCTCGAGGCCGTCCTGGCCGCGACCGCCTTCCTCGGGCTGATCCAGGAGCGCGAACACGCGCTCGGCCGCCCCAAGGCCCGCCTGCACGATGTTGTTGGTGCGCGTCAGCTTCTTGAACGGCTCGTAGATCAGGACCAGCGCCGTCATGAAGGCCAGGAACCCGCCGGCGGTGCGCCCGCCGGCGAACACGGACTCGCCGCCGTACCACAGCACCGCAGCGATGCCGACGGCCGAGAGCACCTCGGTCATGGGCGCGGTGAACGCGCCGATGCGCGCGGCCTTCATGTGGAGGCGTCGAAGGCGCAGGTTCTCCCGCTCGAATCGCCGCGACTCGTAGTCCTCCATGCCGAACGCCTTGACGACGCGGTTGCCCTGCACGCTCTCCTGCAGCAGCGAGGACAGGCCGCCGAGCGTGTCCAGGCCGCGATGGCTGAGCGTGCGCATGCGGCGCGACAGCGCCTGCAGCGGCACGATGACGATCGGCAGGACGATGAACGCGATGACGGCAAGGCCCGTGTCCAGGTAGAACGCCACCGCCACCAGCACCAGCAGCGTAGTGACGTCGCGGATCATGGCCGCGGCGCCTTCGGTCAGCGCCTGGCGCACCAGCAGGACGTCGCTGGTAACTCGCGAGACGATGCCGGCCGACGTGGTGCGGTCGAAGAAGGAGACGGGCAGATGTTGCACCTTCTCCTGCAAGCGCGCGCGCAGGTCGTAGACGATCCTCTCCCCTACCCACTCGCCGAGATAGGCCTGACCGAAGTTGACGGCTGCGCGAATCGTGAAAGTGGCAAGGATCAGTGCCGGCAGCAGCACCAGCATCTCATGGTTGCGCTTGGAAAAGATGTCGTCGATCAGGCTGCGCACCAGATACGGCACGGCGCCGGCGGTGCCGCTGTAGACGACCATGCACAGCAACGCACCGGCAAAATGCGGCCACACATACGGGCGCAGATAGGCGAGCAGGCGCCGCCCGGTGGTCGGAAGCGCATCCATGACGGGCCGGGTGGCGGGTGGCAGCGAACGCATGCTCTCCACGACAGCCGCCTTTCTCACGCAAGTGTCTCCAGCACCAGCCGGGCCGCTGCACGCACCGATCCCGGCCGCCGCAGCGAGCCTCGCACCTTGCCGAGGGCTGCAACGGTCCGGGCGCGATAGTCCGGCTCGTCGAGGTATCGTGCCACCTCCTGCGTCATGCGCGGGCCCGTCACCTCGTCCTGGATCAGCTCGGGCACGACCGTCCTGCCGAGCAGCAGATTGGGCATGGCGATGTGCGGGACCTTCACCAGGCGCCGCGCGATGGCGTAGGTGAAGGCCGACATTCGGTAGGCCACGACCATGGGGCAGCCGAGCAGCGCCGTCTCCAGCGTCGCGGTTCCCGACGTCACCAGCGCCACGTCGCTGGCGGCGAGCAGGTCGTAGGTGTCGTCGCGCACGACGGCGATGCGGCGGCCGCCGCTCCCGAGCCTGGATGCGAGAAAGCCCGGCGGCAGTGAGACCGCTTCGGCCGCGGCGCACTGCACGCGCGCCGACAGCGCGCGTGCGGCCTCCAGCATAGGCGGCAACATGATGTCGACCTCCCGGCGGCGGCTGCCCGGCAGCAACGCCAGCAGCGGCGCGTCGCCGGTGAGGCCGTAGCGCCTGCGCGTCGTTGCCGGGTCCGCACGAGCCGTCACGTCCTCGGCCAGCGGATGCCCGACGAAGTGCGCGTCGATTCCGGCCTTGCGATAAAGCTGCTCTTCGAACGGGAACAGCACGATCATTCGGTCGACGGTGGCGGCGATGGTGGCGATGCGGCCGCGCCGCCACGCCCACACCTGTGGGCTGACGTAGTAGGCGACCTTGACGCCGGCGCGGCGCGCGGTGCGGCACAGCGGCAGGTTGAAGTCGGGGAAATCGATCGGAACGAAGAGATCGGCCGCGCCTGACCTCAGCTCGCGGCGCAGCCGGCGAAGCAGCCCGATCGCACGGCCCAGGCCGCGACCGAGCTCGGCAAAGCCCATCACGCCCAGCTCGGAGATGTCGGTCAGGATCTCGACGCCGGCGCCGCGCATGCGCGGCCCGCCGACTCCGAAGAGATGCAGCGCAGGGTCGCACTCGAGCAGCGCGGCGGCCAGGCGTGCTCCGAGCGCGTCACCCGAGGCCTCGCCGGCGACCATGAGAATGCGCCGGCTCATCCTCCATGCCGCTCCCGCTCGCGCTCGAGCGCGACCAGCACCGCATCGGCCAGCTCCAGCGCCGTCATGGCTTCGCGCGCGCTGACCGCGGGCTGTCGCTCCCCGCGCACCGCGGCCACGAATGCCTCGATCTGTGCGCGCAGCGGGTCGGCATCGTCGAAGGAGCGCTCGTCCAGCGACAGCGCCTGCATCGGCGAAGCCGGATCGACGGCGCCGCCTTCCTGCCTGCGTCGCATGACGCGCAGGCTGCGCGAATCGAAGTCCACCGCCACGTAGGCGTCTTCCTGAAAGATGCGCAGCCGCCGCTCGCGCTTGAGCGAGACGCGGCTGGCGGTGACGTTGGCGATGCAGCCGCCTCGGAAGCGCAGGCGCGCGTTGGCGATGTCGGCGTGCTCGCTGAGCACGGGCACGCCGATCGCCTCCACGCTCTCGAGCTCGCGCCCGACGATGTAGGCGATCAGGTCGAGGTCGTGGATCATGACGTCGAAGACGACGTCGATGTCGGTGCCGCGGCCGGCAAACGGCGACAGCCGGTGGCATTCGATGAAGCGCGGGTTCGCGACGATCGCCGGCAGGTCGGTGAAGGCGGGATTGAAGCGCTCCAGGTGTCCGACCTGCACGAGCAGGCCCGCGCGCTCGGCAGCTTCGACGATCTCATCGCCTTGCGCGACGCTGGCGGCCAGCGGCTTCTCCACCAGCACGTGCACGCCGGCGGCCACAGCGGCGAGCGTGACCTCATGGTGCGCGACGGTGGGAACGGCGATGCTGACGCAGTCGGCGTCCGCCAGCAGCTCGTGGAGCGAAGCCATGGCGCGACAGCCGCACTGCTGCGCGACCGACCGTGCGCGTGCGGCATCGATGTCATGGATGCCGACGAGCTCCACGCCGGCCATTGCCGCGTACTTCTCCGCGTGGAAGCTGCCGAGATGGCCCGCGCCGATCACGCCGGCGCGAATCACGCTGGCGCGCGCACCGCTCATGGCCGCCGCCCGCCTGGCGCGCCAGCCGGACGCGCGAGCGCTGGCACGGGCCACGGATCATTCATGGGAAAGCCCGCTGACGACGCCGCTGGCCGTGCATCCGAGGATGCTGATGCCGTTCTGCGCCGCCAGCTCCGCCATGCGCTGGCTGTCGAGAAGGATGGTGGCGCCGGCCTGCACGGCAAGCACGCACGCGTGCGCCTTCGTCATCGTCTCGATGGTCGTCGGTCCGACGGCGGGAACGTCGAAGCGCATGTCCTGGCCGCGCTTGGCCATCTTGACCACGACGGCGCCGCCGCGGCCGATGCGCCCGGCGCGTCGCACCATCTCGTCGGTGCCCTCGACGGCCTCGATGGCCAGTACCACCCCGCGCTCCACCACGATCCCCTGCCCCACGTCGAACGGTCCGAGCGCGGTCAGCACCCGGCAGCCCAGCCGCACGTCGTCGAGACAATGGCGCGAGGGCTTGGGCCCGGCGATGAGGCCGGGATGGGCGAGGATGCGCTCCAGGAACAGCGTCGAGGGAAGGACGCGAATTCCCTCGGTCTCGAGCTCGTCGGCCAGCGCGCGCAGAATCGAGTCGTCGCCCATGCCGGACACCTTGCGCAGGAACATGAGCCCGCGAAGGTCGGGACGAAGCGAGGTCAGCGAGGCGACCTTGTTGATGCCGCCGGCCATCACCGCGCGCGTGACGCCGGCGCGATGAAACGCCTTGATCATCTTTCCGAGCTGCCCGACGCGGATCCAGGTGACCGAGTCGGCAAAATCCTCGAGCGACTCGTCGGTCTCTCCGCGATGCGCCACGGCGACGATGCGACAACCGCGCGCGCGCGCCTCGCGCGCCAGCAGCAAAGGAAAGCTGCCGTTGCCGGCCAGCAGCCCGAGCGTGTCGCCCGCCGCCACGGCCAGGTCGTCGCCGCCGGCGGCGTCGCCTGCGGACACGTCCTGCTGTCCCGGCCCCGCGCTCACCGGCAGATCCCTCGCTCCGAGGCTTCGATGAAGGAGACCAGCCGCTCCACCTCCGGCTGGGCCGGCGTCTGCTCGCGCAGCAGCCGCAGGGCCTCGCGCAGCTTGTGCCCGGTCTGGAACAGCGTGCGATAGGCGGCACGCAGTCCCTTGATCGTCTCTTCACTGAAACCACGCCGGCGCAGGCCCACGAGGTTGAGCCCGTGCAGGCTGGCGCGGTCGCCGGCGGCAAGACAGAACGGCGGCACGTCCAGCGTCACCATGGCGCCGCCGCCGAGGATCACCGATTCGCCGATGCGCACGAACTGATGGATCGCCACGAGGCCTCCGACGATCGCGAAGTCTTCGATGGTGACGTGTCCGGCAAGCGTGGCCGCATTCGCCATCACCACCTGATCGCCGATGCTGCAGTCATGCGCGACGTGCGCGTAGGCCATGAACATGCAGCGGTTGCCGATGCGCGTGACGCCGCCGCCATGCTCGGTCGCGCGATTGAGAGTGACGAACTCGCGAACGATGTTGTCGTCTCCCATCTCCAGCCGCGTCGGCCCCCCCGCATACTTCAGATCCTGCGGCGGCGTCCCGATCGAAGCCTGCCCCACGATCCGGCACCTAGCGCCGATGCGCGTATGCCCATCCACGACCACATGCGGCCCGATCTCCGTCCTGTCCCCGATCTCGACGTTGGCGCCGATGATCGAATAGGGACCGACGACGACGCCGTCGCCGAGACGCGCCCCGTCCGCAACGATAGCGGTCGGATGAACCTGTGTTCCTCTATCGACCAAGCGCGACGGCGCAGAGCGGCCCAGATGCTAGGCGGACGCCGGTCAAGCGAACGCAAGCGGGCTGAACGCCCGCTGGAGTGAGCGTACCGGCGTCCAACGACGCAGATGGCCCGCTATGCGTCGTCGTCGGTGGATTGAGCAACAACCTCATCTTCATCGACCAAGCGCGACGGCGCAGAGCGGGCCAGATGCTAGGCGGACGCCGGTCAAGCGAACGCAAGCGGGCTGAACGCCCGCTGGAGTGAGCGTACCGGCGTCCAACGACGCTGATGGCCCGCTATCCGCGGCCGCCCGCGTCCCGGGCACGATCTCACTTCGCCTTGTCGGCGGCGGCGAGGATCTCGTCCGTGACGTCCCCGTCCCCCGACACATAGAGCGTGACGCTGGCATCCAGGATCAGGTCGTATCCGTTCTCCTTCGCGAACTTCTCGATCACGCCGCGCAGCTTCTGCGTCATGTTCCCCATGACTTCGGCTTCGGCCTTGGACAGGTCGCGCTGGTAGTCCTCCTTCATCCGCTTGGCTTCGCGCAGCTGCTTCTCGTACTCGTCGCCGAGCTTCTTCTTCTCGTCCTCGTTGAGAACCGCCATGCGCTTCTCGACGTCGGCTTCCAGCTTCTTGACGCTTTCGAGCTTGCCGTCGAGCTTCTTCTGCGCGTCCTCGAGGCGGCCCTTGAGCGTGGCCTGCGCATCCTTGCCGAGCTTGGTCTCCTGCATGAGACGCTGCGTGACGATGTAACCGATCTTGAGCTCGGCGGCGGCCGGAGCGGCCGACGCCACGACCAGAAAGGCGGCGGCCGAGAAAACGAACTTCTTCATCACTACTCCTGTTGGCAAATCAGAACGGGGTGCCGAACGAGAACAGCACCAGGCTCTCCTCGTCGGCCTTCTTCGCGTTGAACGGGAAGCCGACCTCGATGCGCAGCGGGCCGAAGGGCGACAGCCATCGTACGCCCAGACCGGCCGACAGCCGCATCTCGCTCAGCTCGATTCCTTCCTCCTGGCTGAAGGCGTTGCCGGCGTCGAAGAAGATCACGCCCTTGACGCCGGCGTCCTGGATGATGGGGAAGATCAATTCGTTGTTGAAGATCAGCTCGCTGCTGCCGCCGACCTCTTCGTCCTCGCAGTCGGTGCCGTTGCGCTCGCAGAACTCCTCGCGCGGGCCGAGCGAGCGGGCCTGGAAGCCGCGCACGGTGTTGATGCCGCCGGGGAAGTAGCGCTCCGACAGCGGCAGCTCCTTGCCGTTGAGGCCGGCATCGCCGATGCCCCAGCCGAACGTGCCGGCGGTCGAGTACACCAGCTTCCAGCCGGCCTCCGAGCGGTAGATCGGCCAGTACCAGCGCGAGCTGACGTCGACCTTGATGAAGTCCTGCGCTCCGCCGAGGCCTGCGAACTCGGCCGACACCGTATTGAGCGATCCTTCGGTCGGGTCGAAAGGCTGGTCGATCGTGTTGCGCGAGATCGATGGACGCAGGCTGCTGGTGAGCTTGGTGCCCTCCTCCTCGAACATGTGCGCCGGCGCGCTGCGGCTGACGCCGTCGATGCGGGAGTTCTCGAGCCGGTACTCCAGGCCGATGCGGATGTTGTCGAGCGAGGCGCCCATCAGCTCGCGCAGGCCGAGCTCCCACAGCGGATAGCTCGCGCGGATCGAGCCACCGGTGCCGCCGCGCTCGAAATTGTCGAACTCGTACTGCCAGTGGAAGATGTCGAAGCCGAGCGTCAGCGGGATGTTGAACGCCCACGGCTCGGTAAAGCCGAGGCGGAAGTTCTGCCGCTGCGTTCCGAAGTCCACGTTGAACGTGGCGATCTGTCCGCGGCCGAACAGGTTGCGCTCGGTGATGCGCGCGTTGGCCAGCAGCGCGTCCTCGGAGCTGAAGCCGGCGCCGGCCGCGAAGGTGCCCGTGCGCGCCTCCTTGACCGTCACCTGCAGGTTCACCTTGTCGGGCTCCTCGGCGCGAGTGCTGGTGACCTCGACCTCGTCGAAGATGCCGAGGCGCTTGGTGCGCTCGCGGCTCTCGCGCAGGCCCTTGCCCGAGAAGCGCTCGCCTTCCTGCAGGCGCAGCTCGCGGCGCACGACGTAGTCGCGCGTCTTGGTGTTGCCCTTGATGTCGATGCGGCCGACGCTGACGACCGGGCCGCTGCTCATCTTGAAGGTGACGTCCACCAGCTTGGTATCCGGGTGCACCTCGGTGTCGGGCACCGCCTCGGCGAAGGCGTGGCCCAGGTTTCCGTAGGCCTCCGTCAGCCCGAAGATCGACTCGCGAAGGCGGCTGGGACGGAAGATCTTGCCGCTCTCCAGCCGCGACGCCTCGAGCAGCTCCTCCTCGGGCAGCAGAACCTCGCCGCCGAACTTGACCTGCCCGATGCGGTACTGGTCGCCCTCCTCGATGCGGATCGTCAGCTCCAGGCCATCCTCGGTGCGCGTGACCTCGGGCTCGTCGACGCGCACCTGGATGTAGCCGTTGTCATAGTAGAACGCCGTCAGGCGCTCGACGTCGGTGGCCAGCTCCTCTTCCTTGAGGATGCCGGCGCCGGTGAACCAGGAAAGGATCCACGCACGGCGCGTCGACATGACGCTGCGCAGCTTGCGCTCGCTGAACGCGTTGACGCCCTGGAAGTGGATCTCCTCGACCAGCACGCTGTTCTTCTCGTCGATCTTGTAGCGGACCTTCGCGTTGCCGGCGGCGTCGGCCTCGACGGTGTATGTGACTTCGGCGTCCGGATAGCCCTCGCCGGCATAGGTCTTCTTGATCTGCCGGATGCCCTCCCATGCCTTCTGCGGATCGAACACCGTGCGCGGGCGGATGCCCACCACGGCCTCGAGGTCGGCCTTCTCGACGTTTTCGTTGCCCTCGAACTCGACGGCGATGACGTACGGCCGCTCCTGCACGTTGTAGGTGAGCACCACGCCGCCCGGAGCCGGCTCGGTGGTCACCCACACGTTCTCGAAGAAGCCCATGCGGTAGACGTTCTTGACGTCCGCGTCGATGAGCGCCTGGTCGAGCCTGCCGCCGACCGGCTGCGTGATGTGGATGCGAATGGCGGCTTCCTCGACGCGCCTCGGGCCTCGCACCTGGATCTGCTTGACCACGGGCGCATCGGCCGCCGGCTGCGCCGCCGCCTGGCACGGAGCGAACGCGATCAGGAAGCACAGCGGCACGATCAGCAATGACCTTCGCACGTTCACGACCGCTCTACCTCCTTCAACACGCCGTCCTGCATTCGTAGCGTTCGGCCGAGCATGCCGGCCAACGCGATGTTGTGCGTTGCGACCACGAGCGCCGCACCCTCCTCTCGCTGCACGTCCATCAGCAGGCCGTGCACCTCGTCGGCCGTGGCCGGGTCCAGATTGCCCGTCGGCTCGTCGGCCAGCACCACCGAAGGCCGCAGCGCCAGCGCGCGCGCCACGGCCACGCGCTGCTGCTCGCCTCCCGACATCTCGCTCGGCCGATGGCTGCGACGGTCCCGCAGCCCCACCCTGTCCAGCAGCTCGTTGGCGCGCGCGCGCGCCCTGCCTGGCGGGTGACCGGCGACGAGCAGCGGCATCATCACGTTTTCGGTCGCATCGAAGTCGCCGAGCAGGTGGTGGAACTGGAAGACGAAGCCGATGCTTCGGCCGCGCACCGCGGCGAGCTGGCGCGCCGGAAGCGCGTACAGATCGGCTCCACCCACCCGCACCACTCCGCCGTCGGGCTTGTCGAGGCCTCCGAGCAGATGCAGCAACGTGCTCTTTCCGACCCCCGACTCTCCGATGACCGCCACCGACTCTCCTCTACCCACGCTGAGCGACAGACCGCGCAGAACCTCGATCACGCGCTCGCCGTCGTGGTAGCGGCGCTCCAGGCCGGCGGCCTCCACCGCCGGCGGCCCGCCGCCCGTGCCATCGGACGCGGGCGCCAGACCGCCTCGACCATCGGACGCGACGCTACTCATAGCGCAGCACGTCCACGGGGACGACTCGGGCGGCCTTCCAGGCCGGGAATAAGCACGCCCCGAAACAGATGACCATCGAGGCCGCCATCACCGCTGCAAAGTTGGGCGCCTCGATCCGCACAGGCAGGGTGGAGACGTAGAAGACGCCCTCGGGCAGCTCGAACAGCTCCCATCGCGCCAGCGCAAGGCAGGCCAGGTAGCCGGTCAGAGCTCCCAGCCCGGTGCCCACGCCGCCGATGAGCAGCCCCTTGAGAACGAAAATCCGGGCGATGCTCGAGTCGGAAGCGCCCATGGTCTTGAGGACGGCGATGTCGCGCCGCTTCTCCATCACGACCATGTAGAGGGTGGAGACGATCGTGAACGCGGCGACCAGGATGATCAGCAGCAGGATCAGGAAGTAGGCGGTCTTCTCCAGCTGCAGCGCCTCGAAGACGTTGCGGTGGGCCTCGGTCCAGCTCTCGACCCAGTACGGCATGCCGATGCGGTCATTGAGCGCGGCCGCCACCTCGGGCGCGTCGTACGGATCGTGGATGCGCGCCTCGATCCCGGTGGCGATGCGATCGACGTCGAACAGCGCGCGCGCCTCGTCGATGTTCATGAAGACCAGCGCGGCGTCGTACTCCACCATTCCCGAGTCATAGATCGCGGCCACCACGAAGCGGCGGCTGCGCGGCATCGCGCCCATCGGGCTGGCCGAGAACTTCGGCGACATCAGCCGGATCACGTCGCCGCGCTGGACCATGAGCTTCTTGGCCAGCTCGCGGCCGATCATGACCGTAGGCAGCTCGGCGCCGTCGACCTCGACGCGGCGTCCGATGTCCTCGATGGCGCCCTCGACGAGGTAGGACTCCAGCCCTGCGGTGCTGCTGGGCGTGACGCCGTCGACGCCGCGCCCGAAGACGCCGACCATGTATTCGCCGGCGGACACCAGCATCTGCGACTGCACCACCGCCGCCGCGTCGATGACGCGCGGATCGCTGCGCATGGCCTGCACGATGTCGTCGGGATTGTCGATGAGGCCGTTGCCGATCTTCTTGGCCACGCGAAGATGCGGATGCAGGCCGAGGATGCGCGCGCGCAGATCCTCCTCGAACCCGGTCATGATCGACAGCGCGATCGTCAGCACCATCACGCCGAGCAGCACGCCGAGCGTGGAGATGACGGTGATGACCGAGACGAACGCCTCGTTGCGACGCGAGCGCAGGTAGCGAAAGCCGACGAACAGTTCCCACGACATGCGCGGCGACGCCCTTACCTGCGCGCGGTCTCTGGGCGCAGGTGCGGAAAGGCGATGACGTCGCGGATCGACGGCGAATCGGTCAGCAGCATGACGAGACGGTCCACGCCGATGCCCTCGCCGGCCGTGGGCGGCAGGCCGTACTCGAGCGCGCGCACGTAGTCCTCGTCCATGTCGTTGGCTTCGACGTCGCCGGCCTCCTTGCGCCGCATCTGCT from the Candidatus Limnocylindrales bacterium genome contains:
- a CDS encoding ABC transporter ATP-binding protein, whose product is MSSVASDGRGGLAPASDGTGGGPPAVEAAGLERRYHDGERVIEVLRGLSLSVGRGESVAVIGESGVGKSTLLHLLGGLDKPDGGVVRVGGADLYALPARQLAAVRGRSIGFVFQFHHLLGDFDATENVMMPLLVAGHPPGRARARANELLDRVGLRDRRSHRPSEMSGGEQQRVAVARALALRPSVVLADEPTGNLDPATADEVHGLLMDVQREEGAALVVATHNIALAGMLGRTLRMQDGVLKEVERS
- a CDS encoding ABC transporter permease, with protein sequence MSWELFVGFRYLRSRRNEAFVSVITVISTLGVLLGVMVLTIALSIMTGFEEDLRARILGLHPHLRVAKKIGNGLIDNPDDIVQAMRSDPRVIDAAAVVQSQMLVSAGEYMVGVFGRGVDGVTPSSTAGLESYLVEGAIEDIGRRVEVDGAELPTVMIGRELAKKLMVQRGDVIRLMSPKFSASPMGAMPRSRRFVVAAIYDSGMVEYDAALVFMNIDEARALFDVDRIATGIEARIHDPYDAPEVAAALNDRIGMPYWVESWTEAHRNVFEALQLEKTAYFLILLLIILVAAFTIVSTLYMVVMEKRRDIAVLKTMGASDSSIARIFVLKGLLIGGVGTGLGALTGYLACLALARWELFELPEGVFYVSTLPVRIEAPNFAAVMAASMVICFGACLFPAWKAARVVPVDVLRYE